One genomic region from Candidatus Hydrogenedentota bacterium encodes:
- a CDS encoding protein kinase has protein sequence MAGAWNALCALLALHLKRLSRADLLEALGGASEDSSVSLPARLADAGAVSAEEAELIRRMAEAAAQAHGGDAGAALDSLGGEEALWRSLDPARTLSTPRGRTTTPMKDAPFSFSLWGEMEPIEEIPGRYTKTSEYGRGGMGRILLAHDLKMGRDVALKELLPTSETSMILPEKTPVRYMAAVAARFLQEGRVTAGLEHPSIVPVYEIGRRPNGNLYYTMKLVRGRSLARALRACSTLDERLALLPHFVDLCEAVAYAHSRGVLHRDIKPSNIMIGEFGETVVLDWGLAKVKSQPEDPLEQQIRDMPQRLAGKETPLPETKAGQAMGTPEYMPPEQAQGLVEQIDERSDLYSLGVVLYELLTGTTPFRADTASETMRRVILQEVPPVLEKERDAPPELVSICEKALQKKPSDRYESVVALAEEVKRFQTGALVRTYRYSLRELARRYYARHRTVLHVVAAAAGIILFLAVFSYIQIYQARNRERIQRMLAEDARDKAIVAEDRAEKAREEAEHTAYVAQIRLLQAYVRQRNFAGANKLVWSISEQRRDWEWGNLLEQCNQDLFTLRGHEGIVFQATFDKPGTRILTLAGDKTARIWNAADGAPLTVIKTPYALINGGRFSPDESSIVLELWDGTARLFDAATAQEKVVFKGHSASVRSAQFEAGGNRLVTGSNDGTVRIWDARSGAQLDILEGHDSEVVSVHPSPDGTTLISATQKGQLYLWTPAASRTPVQIMRGAFPVYSAAGSRVCYVDNGAAVVWDISAGKEIFRTKPGSADVVRTCFSPDDQLLLAAATDAVGRLYDVATGSLVNSFNHGEEVKNGAFSPDQSMVLLLSDAGLVTVWDIARATLVTSFTGHEAGVAAAAFSPDSQRIITAARDNTARVWDARRSLTQRILLEQTGPVHKVVVSGDGNRIAIATQDCGLALYDGRELVPQISHRCFSHFGPASAAFNADGSLLAAPLDEFSVFVLDTGAGETVSHYFGHRGRVLAIAFSPTGDTIVTGGRDGTARVWEARSGKEQWVLRGHTDRLLCVAFSPDGTLLATGANDNTVRLWDAKTGAELHVLAKHAGCVNDVAFDGDGSHLLSASNDGSVVCWDVESGEPSYQLVGHGDEVISARFSPDGARILTASYDETVRIWETGTGDELVTLASGDHPFLDAQFLQDSRSMLAAGWDGRVTAHFAGPWRMEQLNATPGSTLRERYAAAKASRLGERWPQQERLAMRAAIVHTTGERARERLERLVGLLGQPEPAPSSQAGLAIAEGPMADAMKRLCLLAGDRVTSINGNSIDGPPSARAVLAEYLENQTISPQLEFEIVREGSPIQVRFAFHPRIVAERTVTLPRETAREGVEYLAGVLLVGIEQLLQVNQDMNARLGEPVPSREVFNGLWAPPENGPQGARIYEAAGIAVGDHILRVNDRAIENRRQLKDFLGAARTALAENRTLSLAVIIERGEFQEIHL, from the coding sequence ATGGCTGGGGCCTGGAATGCACTTTGCGCCCTCCTCGCTTTGCACCTCAAGCGTCTTTCACGGGCGGACCTGCTTGAGGCATTGGGAGGCGCTTCGGAGGACAGTTCGGTCTCGCTGCCCGCGAGACTGGCTGATGCGGGCGCGGTGTCCGCGGAAGAGGCCGAACTCATTCGGCGCATGGCCGAGGCGGCTGCGCAGGCCCACGGCGGCGATGCTGGCGCCGCACTCGACTCGCTCGGGGGCGAGGAGGCCCTATGGAGGTCCCTGGACCCTGCCCGAACGCTTTCTACCCCGCGCGGCCGCACCACCACCCCGATGAAGGATGCCCCTTTTTCGTTCTCGCTGTGGGGCGAAATGGAGCCCATAGAAGAAATCCCGGGGCGTTATACGAAGACGTCCGAGTATGGCCGGGGAGGGATGGGGCGTATCTTGCTGGCCCACGATTTGAAAATGGGGCGGGATGTTGCGCTCAAGGAGCTTCTGCCCACGAGCGAGACAAGCATGATACTGCCCGAGAAGACCCCCGTGCGGTACATGGCCGCGGTTGCGGCGCGCTTTCTGCAAGAGGGGCGCGTTACCGCCGGGCTCGAGCACCCTTCGATCGTGCCCGTATACGAAATCGGGCGGCGCCCGAATGGCAATTTGTATTACACGATGAAGCTCGTGCGGGGCCGCTCGCTTGCCCGGGCCTTACGCGCATGCAGTACGCTGGACGAACGCCTGGCCCTTCTCCCCCATTTCGTCGACCTGTGCGAAGCCGTCGCCTATGCCCACAGCCGGGGAGTGCTGCATCGCGACATCAAACCGTCGAATATCATGATCGGTGAGTTTGGCGAAACGGTGGTGCTTGACTGGGGACTCGCCAAGGTAAAGTCGCAGCCGGAAGATCCCCTCGAACAACAGATTCGCGATATGCCCCAGCGGCTTGCGGGCAAGGAGACTCCCCTTCCGGAGACGAAGGCGGGGCAGGCCATGGGGACGCCGGAGTATATGCCTCCGGAGCAGGCTCAGGGACTGGTAGAGCAGATTGACGAACGGTCCGACCTGTACTCGCTGGGAGTAGTGTTATATGAACTTCTCACGGGCACCACGCCTTTTCGAGCCGATACCGCCAGCGAAACCATGCGGAGGGTTATCCTTCAAGAAGTCCCGCCCGTCCTCGAAAAAGAACGCGATGCTCCCCCCGAGCTTGTAAGCATCTGCGAGAAAGCCCTGCAAAAGAAGCCTTCCGACCGTTATGAATCCGTGGTGGCGCTTGCGGAGGAGGTGAAACGGTTCCAGACGGGGGCGTTGGTGCGTACTTACCGGTACAGCCTCCGGGAACTGGCGCGCCGCTACTACGCAAGACACCGGACGGTGCTGCACGTGGTTGCAGCGGCGGCGGGCATCATTCTCTTTCTTGCCGTGTTCTCCTACATCCAGATCTACCAGGCGCGAAACCGCGAACGCATCCAACGCATGCTCGCCGAGGACGCACGGGATAAGGCCATCGTGGCGGAAGACCGGGCAGAGAAAGCCAGAGAAGAAGCCGAACACACCGCGTATGTGGCCCAGATACGGCTTCTTCAGGCCTACGTGCGGCAGCGGAATTTCGCGGGCGCGAACAAGCTTGTCTGGTCCATCTCGGAGCAGCGCCGTGACTGGGAGTGGGGCAATCTTCTCGAACAATGCAATCAGGACCTGTTCACGCTCCGGGGACACGAGGGCATCGTGTTTCAGGCCACGTTCGACAAACCGGGAACGCGTATCCTGACCCTCGCGGGAGACAAAACCGCGCGCATCTGGAACGCTGCCGATGGCGCGCCCCTGACGGTGATCAAGACGCCCTACGCACTCATAAATGGAGGCCGGTTCAGCCCCGATGAATCCTCGATCGTGCTGGAACTCTGGGATGGGACGGCGCGCCTTTTCGACGCGGCCACGGCGCAAGAGAAGGTCGTGTTCAAAGGGCACTCGGCTTCCGTCAGGTCGGCACAGTTCGAAGCTGGCGGCAACCGCCTGGTCACGGGCTCGAACGACGGCACCGTGAGGATTTGGGACGCCCGTTCAGGAGCACAACTGGACATCCTCGAAGGTCACGACAGCGAAGTCGTGAGCGTACACCCGAGCCCGGATGGCACGACGCTGATCAGCGCCACCCAGAAGGGCCAACTGTACCTGTGGACTCCCGCCGCCAGCCGCACCCCGGTGCAGATTATGCGGGGCGCATTTCCTGTCTACAGCGCGGCGGGGTCTCGTGTCTGCTATGTAGACAACGGCGCGGCGGTCGTTTGGGATATCTCGGCGGGCAAAGAGATATTCCGAACCAAGCCGGGCAGTGCCGATGTTGTGCGGACGTGTTTTTCGCCCGATGACCAGCTGCTGCTGGCAGCCGCAACGGATGCCGTCGGCCGCCTGTATGACGTTGCAACGGGAAGTCTCGTGAATTCTTTCAACCACGGGGAAGAAGTCAAGAACGGAGCATTCAGCCCGGACCAAAGCATGGTTCTTCTGCTATCCGACGCGGGCCTGGTGACGGTATGGGATATTGCCAGGGCTACGCTGGTCACGTCTTTTACGGGGCATGAAGCGGGGGTGGCGGCCGCGGCGTTCAGCCCGGATAGCCAGCGCATAATCACGGCCGCGAGAGACAATACCGCTCGAGTATGGGATGCCCGGAGATCGCTCACGCAGCGTATTCTGCTCGAGCAAACGGGGCCAGTCCACAAGGTTGTCGTCAGCGGAGACGGAAATCGTATCGCTATTGCGACCCAAGACTGCGGCCTCGCCCTGTATGATGGCCGCGAGCTGGTCCCGCAGATTTCCCATCGATGTTTTTCGCACTTCGGGCCGGCATCGGCGGCCTTCAACGCTGACGGCTCTCTCCTCGCCGCTCCCTTGGACGAATTCAGCGTATTCGTGCTTGATACAGGCGCCGGCGAAACAGTCTCGCATTATTTCGGGCACCGCGGACGCGTTCTGGCAATCGCATTCAGCCCCACCGGCGACACCATCGTTACAGGAGGGCGAGATGGGACAGCGCGCGTTTGGGAAGCGCGCTCGGGCAAGGAGCAATGGGTGCTTCGTGGCCACACGGACCGGCTGCTCTGCGTGGCGTTCTCGCCCGATGGAACCTTGCTCGCCACGGGAGCCAACGACAATACGGTTCGTCTGTGGGACGCGAAAACCGGCGCCGAGCTTCATGTCCTGGCCAAACACGCGGGCTGCGTAAACGACGTGGCGTTCGATGGGGATGGCTCGCATCTGCTGTCCGCGTCTAACGACGGCTCGGTAGTATGCTGGGATGTCGAGAGTGGCGAACCGTCGTATCAACTCGTTGGTCATGGTGACGAAGTGATATCGGCACGGTTCAGCCCTGATGGCGCCCGCATTCTGACCGCATCGTATGATGAGACGGTACGCATATGGGAAACGGGCACGGGCGATGAGTTGGTGACCTTGGCGAGCGGCGATCATCCGTTTCTTGACGCGCAATTCCTGCAGGATTCGCGAAGCATGCTGGCCGCGGGTTGGGACGGCCGCGTGACCGCCCATTTCGCGGGACCATGGCGCATGGAACAGTTGAACGCAACCCCGGGAAGCACGCTGCGGGAACGTTACGCCGCCGCGAAAGCCTCGCGGCTCGGGGAGCGATGGCCGCAGCAAGAGCGCCTGGCAATGCGGGCCGCGATCGTGCATACGACCGGGGAACGCGCGCGAGAGCGCCTTGAACGCCTGGTTGGCCTGCTCGGCCAGCCCGAACCCGCTCCATCGTCCCAGGCGGGCCTGGCAATTGCCGAGGGCCCGATGGCCGACGCGATGAAACGGCTGTGTCTATTGGCCGGCGACCGGGTGACAAGCATCAACGGTAACTCTATCGACGGGCCGCCTTCCGCGCGCGCGGTGTTGGCTGAGTATCTCGAGAACCAAACCATATCGCCACAGTTGGAGTTTGAGATCGTGCGGGAAGGCAGTCCTATCCAGGTGCGCTTCGCGTTTCATCCGCGGATTGTTGCGGAGCGTACCGTGACCCTGCCCCGCGAGACGGCTCGCGAGGGCGTCGAATACCTTGCCGGGGTGTTGCTGGTAGGCATCGAGCAACTGCTTCAGGTTAACCAGGACATGAATGCCCGCCTGGGCGAACCGGTTCCTTCGCGGGAGGTCTTCAACGGTTTGTGGGCGCCTCCGGAGAACGGGCCACAGGGAGCGCGCATATATGAAGCCGCCGGGATCGCCGTTGGGGATCACATCTTGCGCGTGAACGATAGAGCGATTGAGAACCGGCGCCAGCTCAAGGATTTCCTCGGTGCGGCGCGCACCGCCCTCGCGGAGAACAGAACCTTAAGTCTGGCTGTCATTATCGAGCGCGGCGAGTTTCAGGAGATTCATCT
- a CDS encoding NAD-dependent deacylase, which produces MEVPYEKAAAILSESECSIAVTGAGISVESGIPDFRSPGGIWAKYPPEQYATIEAYLKNPAKVWRFWQELARDFAGCKPNRAHFALAALEQHGFLKAIVTQNIDALHQAAGSKTVIEYHGSARNLFCMDCGNTRPLDMLAAGAAPPRCHVCYGLMKPDIVMFGELIPGDALRASAEWGEKCNAVLIVGTSAQVYPAADLPYIAKRHGARIIEANIEHTSFTETITDVFLQGRAGETLPKLAQALGLDADGADSAR; this is translated from the coding sequence ATGGAAGTGCCTTACGAAAAAGCCGCGGCCATTCTGTCAGAATCCGAATGCTCCATTGCAGTAACAGGCGCGGGCATATCGGTCGAGAGCGGGATCCCTGACTTCCGCAGTCCCGGGGGGATCTGGGCCAAGTACCCTCCCGAGCAATACGCCACGATCGAAGCGTACCTCAAGAATCCGGCCAAAGTGTGGCGTTTCTGGCAGGAACTCGCCCGCGATTTTGCGGGGTGCAAGCCCAACCGCGCGCATTTTGCCTTGGCGGCCCTCGAACAGCACGGGTTTCTGAAGGCAATCGTTACCCAGAACATCGACGCTCTCCACCAGGCGGCTGGCAGCAAGACGGTTATCGAGTATCATGGGAGCGCCCGGAACCTGTTCTGCATGGACTGCGGCAACACGCGTCCTCTTGATATGCTGGCGGCGGGCGCAGCTCCCCCGCGTTGCCATGTGTGTTACGGACTCATGAAACCCGACATCGTCATGTTTGGCGAATTGATCCCCGGGGATGCCTTGCGCGCGTCTGCGGAATGGGGCGAGAAGTGCAACGCAGTGCTGATTGTCGGTACTTCGGCCCAGGTGTATCCTGCGGCGGACCTGCCCTACATCGCGAAACGTCACGGCGCCCGTATCATCGAGGCGAATATCGAACATACCAGTTTTACAGAGACCATTACCGACGTCTTCCTGCAGGGGCGAGCCGGGGAGACGTTACCCAAGCTTGCCCAGGCACTGGGACTCGACGCGGATGGGGCGGATTCCGCCAGGTAA
- the serS gene encoding serine--tRNA ligase yields the protein MLDIKFIREDTALLKTALANRNAGIDLDAVLEADAARRELIYEAEQLRAEQNRASDEIAKKKKTKEDASEAIAAMREVSRKAKILQEKAREADEAVRRHLLVIPNVPHESVPAGPDESANRVERRWGQPAQFGFAAKDHVELGTALGILDLERAGKISGARFSLLRGAGSQLERALINFMMDTHTQEHGYTEYLPPFLVSGETMEGSGQLPKFAEEAFTVEGRDLWLVPTAEVPLTNMYRDEILEEAVLPVNCVAYTPCFRSEAGSYGKDTRGMLRQHQFDKVELYKFTAPETSWDELEKLTGHAESILQRLGLPYQVVTLSTGDMGFCSAKTYDLEVWLPGQNCYREISSCSNCTDFQARRANIRVRRGKKPEFVHTLNGSGLAVGRTLIAVLENYQQADGTVVVPEVLRRYMGGLERIVPIS from the coding sequence ATGCTTGACATAAAGTTCATACGCGAGGACACGGCGCTGCTGAAGACCGCGTTGGCGAATCGCAACGCGGGCATTGATCTGGACGCTGTGCTCGAGGCCGATGCGGCGCGCCGGGAACTGATTTACGAGGCCGAACAGCTGCGGGCCGAGCAAAACAGGGCCTCGGATGAAATCGCGAAGAAGAAAAAGACGAAGGAAGATGCGTCGGAAGCCATTGCGGCCATGCGCGAAGTCAGCCGGAAGGCCAAGATCCTCCAGGAGAAGGCTCGCGAAGCGGACGAGGCCGTTCGCCGGCACTTGCTGGTGATTCCTAACGTGCCTCATGAGAGCGTGCCGGCAGGGCCTGACGAATCGGCGAACCGCGTCGAACGGAGGTGGGGCCAGCCGGCGCAATTCGGTTTCGCGGCGAAAGATCATGTCGAACTGGGCACGGCGCTCGGCATTCTCGATCTCGAGCGGGCCGGCAAGATCTCGGGCGCCCGCTTTTCGCTCTTGCGGGGGGCCGGGTCGCAACTCGAACGAGCGCTCATCAACTTCATGATGGACACCCACACGCAGGAGCATGGGTATACGGAATACCTTCCGCCGTTTCTCGTATCCGGGGAGACCATGGAAGGGTCCGGTCAACTGCCGAAGTTCGCGGAGGAGGCTTTTACGGTTGAGGGCCGCGACCTCTGGCTCGTCCCGACGGCGGAAGTGCCTCTGACGAACATGTACCGCGACGAGATCCTCGAGGAGGCCGTCCTGCCCGTCAACTGTGTTGCGTACACGCCCTGTTTTCGCAGCGAGGCGGGTTCCTATGGCAAGGATACGCGGGGGATGTTGCGCCAGCACCAGTTCGACAAGGTCGAGTTGTACAAGTTCACGGCGCCCGAGACGTCGTGGGATGAACTGGAAAAGCTGACCGGCCACGCGGAGAGCATCCTGCAGCGTTTGGGCCTGCCGTATCAGGTGGTGACGCTGTCCACGGGCGACATGGGCTTCTGTTCGGCGAAAACCTACGATCTCGAGGTCTGGCTGCCGGGGCAGAACTGCTATCGTGAGATCAGCTCGTGCTCCAACTGCACCGATTTCCAGGCGCGTCGTGCGAACATACGCGTACGGCGCGGCAAGAAGCCCGAATTCGTGCACACGTTGAACGGCTCGGGCCTGGCGGTCGGACGCACCCTTATCGCGGTTCTCGAGAACTACCAGCAGGCGGACGGCACGGTGGTTGTGCCGGAGGTTCTGCGCCGCTATATGGGCGGCCTGGAGCGCATCGTTCCCATATCCTGA
- a CDS encoding ParB/RepB/Spo0J family partition protein, whose translation MARKKKGLGRGLGALISSNSGGGFPSSALDMHPDDGAGPRLLMLDPRELKPNPKQPRMRFDEESLEELSVSLRRDGMQEPVIVRKAGDAYELVSGERRVRAAVMADLETIPAVCREVSDADMLKLGLIENIQREDLNPIELARGYKQLIEEFHWTQEELADQVGKKRATVTNTLRLLNLPEVVQARVADGGIAMGHARALLAIESPQKQIAACRKIVGQGLSVRQVEKMASHEGAAPKPKAPKDPNVAAIEDELRRKLGTKVALRASGDTKGKIEIEYFNLDELDRLLGLIRSIR comes from the coding sequence GTGGCTAGAAAGAAGAAAGGCCTGGGCAGGGGGCTGGGCGCCCTGATTTCGAGCAATTCGGGAGGCGGCTTCCCCTCGTCGGCGCTCGATATGCATCCGGACGACGGGGCCGGTCCGCGGCTTCTTATGCTGGACCCTCGAGAGCTGAAGCCCAACCCGAAACAACCCCGCATGCGTTTCGATGAGGAGTCTTTGGAGGAGTTGAGCGTCTCGCTCCGGCGCGACGGCATGCAAGAGCCGGTAATCGTCCGCAAGGCGGGAGACGCCTACGAGCTGGTGAGCGGCGAGCGGCGCGTGCGCGCGGCCGTGATGGCGGATCTCGAGACTATTCCCGCGGTGTGCCGTGAGGTGTCGGACGCCGACATGCTCAAGCTGGGGTTGATTGAGAACATCCAGCGCGAGGACCTCAATCCGATCGAGCTGGCGCGGGGATACAAGCAGCTTATCGAGGAATTTCACTGGACGCAGGAAGAACTGGCGGACCAGGTGGGCAAGAAACGGGCAACGGTGACGAATACGCTGCGGTTGCTTAACCTTCCCGAGGTGGTGCAGGCGCGCGTTGCCGACGGCGGTATCGCCATGGGCCATGCCCGGGCGCTGCTTGCGATTGAATCGCCGCAGAAACAGATCGCAGCCTGCCGGAAGATCGTGGGCCAGGGCCTTTCGGTGCGCCAAGTCGAGAAGATGGCGTCGCATGAGGGGGCGGCTCCGAAGCCCAAGGCTCCGAAAGACCCCAATGTGGCGGCCATCGAAGACGAGCTGCGCCGCAAACTGGGCACGAAGGTCGCTCTGAGGGCCAGCGGCGATACCAAGGGCAAGATCGAGATCGAGTATTTCAACCTGGACGAACTCGATCGGCTCCTGGGATTGATCCGAAGTATCCGGTAG
- a CDS encoding AAA family ATPase, translating into MARIIAIANQKGGVGKTTTAINLSACMAAAGKKVLLIDLDPQGNATSGLGIDKSTLNGTIYDAMVNGEFVRDLRQKTLMDNLHLIPANKELVGAEVELVGAEQREYRLRNVLQPIRDEYEYVFVDCPPSLSLLTVNGLSAADSVLITLQCEYYALEGLSELLQTVKLIRDNLNPRLKLHGVLLTMYQHTNLSNQVVEDVRAHLGDRVYQTVIPRNVTLSEAPSFGKPVIFYDLKSVGARAYLALAREVVSRG; encoded by the coding sequence ATGGCTCGAATAATCGCCATTGCGAATCAAAAGGGCGGCGTGGGCAAGACCACCACGGCCATCAATCTCTCCGCCTGCATGGCCGCGGCAGGCAAGAAAGTGCTCCTTATCGATCTCGATCCGCAGGGAAACGCGACCAGCGGCCTTGGCATTGACAAGAGCACGCTCAACGGCACTATCTATGACGCGATGGTCAACGGCGAATTCGTGCGGGACCTTCGCCAGAAGACCTTGATGGACAATCTGCACCTGATACCCGCCAACAAGGAACTGGTGGGGGCGGAAGTGGAATTGGTCGGCGCGGAGCAGCGCGAATATCGCCTGCGAAACGTTTTACAGCCCATTCGAGACGAATACGAATACGTATTCGTGGACTGCCCGCCGTCGTTGAGCTTGTTGACGGTGAACGGTCTCAGCGCAGCGGACAGCGTTCTCATTACGTTGCAGTGCGAATACTACGCTCTCGAGGGTCTGAGCGAACTGCTTCAGACCGTAAAGCTCATCCGGGACAATCTCAACCCGCGATTGAAGCTGCACGGCGTGTTGCTTACCATGTACCAACATACGAATCTGTCCAATCAGGTGGTCGAAGACGTGCGCGCGCATTTGGGCGACCGGGTATATCAGACGGTGATCCCGCGAAATGTGACGTTGAGCGAGGCGCCGAGCTTCGGCAAACCCGTGATCTTTTACGATTTGAAATCCGTGGGCGCGCGGGCCTATCTGGCCCTGGCACGAGAGGTGGTATCGCGTGGCTAG
- a CDS encoding DUF1569 domain-containing protein encodes MRPFDHDFADEILERLGSISREAKPRWGRLTRDQLFAHLTDSLRYSMGRGGPPVNQSTWVSRNIIGPLILHGWLRIPKNITAPGRGEMPNGDLETLHAVLEEYLNLVQADELEPYPDTYFGELGVDDWARLHVVHFEHHLRQFGV; translated from the coding sequence ATGCGTCCATTCGATCATGATTTCGCCGATGAGATTCTCGAGCGTCTGGGAAGTATTTCTCGCGAGGCCAAACCCCGATGGGGGCGCCTGACACGGGACCAGCTGTTCGCGCATTTGACCGATTCTCTGCGCTATTCGATGGGCCGGGGGGGCCCGCCCGTGAACCAGAGCACGTGGGTTTCACGCAATATCATTGGGCCGCTGATCCTGCACGGATGGTTGCGCATCCCCAAAAACATCACGGCACCCGGACGTGGCGAGATGCCGAACGGCGACCTCGAGACCCTCCACGCCGTGCTCGAAGAATATCTTAATCTGGTACAGGCTGACGAACTGGAACCGTATCCTGACACCTATTTTGGCGAATTGGGCGTGGACGACTGGGCGCGCCTCCACGTAGTCCATTTCGAACACCACCTTCGCCAGTTTGGCGTGTGA
- the holA gene encoding DNA polymerase III subunit delta, with translation MDVQEFLRRIESAPPGPVTLFCPHKAQGAREASYEPLLAERAIERVVALYVDPSLKDMAYNAYFADEADPAEIVSVAETLPFLSERRIVVVRRAERYHLSESTSGPLLAYLGNPCPSTLLLLVADTMDRRSKFYRACDAAGGVVSCPKLSRNDVGIWINEEARTRQKRLSPEAVDALIDRAGTRLGDVYNALHVVCDYVGANPVIQAGDVETACSDVAEEQIWTLTDAIAASDTHEAVRALRELLDLGMNEFQIMGSLNWLLKSAHAVASQTPGLARMSSYVARKVGPLARKLGPEKVRDAFNLCMDAEILLRSTHVDRALALELLVIKLAAPAQRRAGAPQAAGR, from the coding sequence GTGGACGTCCAGGAATTCCTTCGCCGTATCGAGAGCGCGCCGCCGGGGCCAGTGACGTTGTTCTGCCCACATAAGGCGCAAGGCGCCCGTGAAGCCTCTTACGAACCGCTGCTGGCTGAGCGCGCCATCGAGCGCGTGGTTGCGTTGTATGTTGATCCGAGCCTGAAAGACATGGCCTATAACGCGTATTTCGCGGATGAGGCCGACCCTGCCGAGATTGTTTCGGTGGCAGAAACGTTGCCCTTCCTGTCAGAACGCCGAATCGTCGTTGTCCGCCGTGCGGAACGTTACCATCTTTCCGAATCCACCAGTGGCCCGCTTCTGGCATATCTTGGAAATCCGTGCCCATCAACGCTGCTGTTGCTTGTTGCGGACACGATGGACAGGCGTTCGAAGTTCTACAGGGCCTGTGATGCGGCGGGGGGTGTTGTGTCGTGTCCGAAACTGAGCAGGAACGATGTGGGTATCTGGATCAACGAAGAAGCCAGGACCCGGCAGAAGCGTCTTTCGCCGGAGGCGGTCGATGCGTTGATCGACCGCGCAGGCACACGGCTGGGAGATGTGTACAACGCGCTTCACGTAGTCTGCGACTACGTCGGCGCGAACCCTGTCATTCAAGCCGGGGACGTGGAAACCGCGTGTTCGGACGTAGCCGAAGAGCAAATCTGGACGTTGACAGATGCGATTGCGGCGTCGGACACCCATGAGGCCGTGCGGGCGTTGCGGGAACTGCTTGACCTGGGGATGAACGAATTCCAGATCATGGGTTCGTTGAACTGGTTGTTGAAGAGCGCACATGCGGTAGCCTCGCAAACCCCGGGTCTTGCCCGCATGAGCTCGTACGTTGCGCGCAAAGTCGGCCCTCTCGCACGGAAGCTCGGCCCGGAAAAGGTGCGGGATGCCTTCAACCTGTGCATGGACGCCGAGATTCTGCTTCGCAGCACCCATGTGGATCGCGCGTTGGCCCTTGAACTTCTGGTGATCAAACTTGCGGCGCCGGCCCAGCGCCGCGCAGGCGCGCCGCAGGCCGCGGGGCGATAG
- a CDS encoding LptE family protein — translation MSAKTGVLACIIVAGCAAGCGYSTRSTLDERYQTIAVPAFKNLSKEYDLQAPLTNAVIRKFMADSRLEVTSLDRADLILEGVILDYSRKGLTYDRDDEVTQFLCFVTAGARLTDSKTGEVLWEDGQLVGETTFYTRAAGQSSDRLRGNAEFFLPTVRSFPSEEENRGVAEALEQLASDIFLRTIEPW, via the coding sequence ATGAGCGCCAAGACGGGAGTATTGGCATGCATTATTGTGGCGGGCTGCGCGGCAGGATGCGGCTACTCGACCCGAAGCACGCTTGACGAGCGGTATCAGACGATCGCCGTGCCCGCGTTCAAGAACCTCAGCAAGGAATACGACCTTCAGGCGCCGCTTACGAATGCCGTTATCCGCAAGTTCATGGCGGACTCGCGGCTCGAGGTTACCTCGCTCGACAGGGCCGACCTCATTCTCGAGGGCGTCATTCTGGATTACAGCCGGAAAGGGCTCACCTACGACCGCGACGACGAAGTGACTCAGTTCCTGTGTTTTGTCACGGCAGGCGCCCGTCTGACGGACTCCAAGACGGGCGAGGTCCTTTGGGAAGACGGCCAGCTGGTCGGAGAAACAACGTTTTACACTCGAGCGGCGGGACAGTCTTCGGACCGTCTCCGGGGCAATGCGGAGTTTTTTCTCCCGACGGTGCGTTCGTTTCCTTCGGAAGAAGAGAACCGCGGTGTGGCCGAAGCGTTGGAACAGCTGGCTTCCGACATCTTCCTGCGCACCATCGAGCCGTGGTGA